A single genomic interval of Mucilaginibacter robiniae harbors:
- a CDS encoding YeeE/YedE family protein, with the protein MDIIKQSWPWYAAGPLIGLIVPALLLLGNKTFGISSTLRQICAACIPADISFFKYDWKKETWNLFFIAGIVIGGFIAAHLLSNPGPVGINPKTTGALQQQGIKDFTGLLPQDIFSFRGLATLKGFVFIVIGGFLVGFGTRYAGGCTSGHAIMGISSLQWPSLVATCCFMIGGFVMTWLILPYLLQL; encoded by the coding sequence ATGGACATCATTAAACAATCCTGGCCCTGGTATGCAGCGGGGCCATTGATCGGCCTAATCGTACCGGCGCTGTTACTATTGGGTAACAAAACATTCGGCATCTCATCTACCTTGCGGCAGATCTGTGCGGCTTGTATCCCCGCAGATATTTCCTTTTTTAAATACGACTGGAAGAAAGAGACCTGGAATTTGTTTTTTATCGCCGGTATTGTGATTGGCGGATTTATTGCCGCACATTTATTATCGAATCCCGGCCCGGTAGGCATCAACCCTAAAACTACCGGCGCTTTACAGCAACAAGGCATCAAAGATTTTACAGGGCTGCTGCCGCAGGATATTTTCAGTTTCAGGGGGCTTGCCACGTTAAAAGGGTTTGTGTTTATCGTTATCGGCGGTTTCCTGGTCGGCTTTGGCACGCGCTATGCCGGCGGCTGTACATCCGGGCATGCCATTATGGGTATTTCCTCTTTGCAATGGCCTTCGCTGGTGGCCACTTGTTGCTTCATGATCGGCGGCTTCGTCATGACCTGGTTGATCTTACCTTATTTATTACAGCTATGA
- a CDS encoding sulfite exporter TauE/SafE family protein → MEIAGYAASVLIGLSLGLIGGGGSILTVPILVYLFAIDPVLATTYSLFVVGLTSTAGAASHYQKGNVDVKTALVFGLPSLAAVFMMRRWVMPMIPVHLFTIGHWVVTKSMLLMLVFAGLMLAASLSMIRKKKGIEVISPEINYQRLILQAIAVGLITGFVGVGGGFLIIPSLVLFAGLPMKKAVGTSLMVMTISSLLGVLGDITGHVAINYSFLAIFSSFAIAGIILGSYLTRFISDKRLKPAFGWFVLAMGIFVLISTLTNSHGHH, encoded by the coding sequence TTGGAAATAGCAGGTTACGCAGCTTCGGTTTTAATTGGTTTGTCCTTGGGTTTAATAGGTGGCGGTGGCTCCATCCTCACGGTACCTATTCTCGTTTACCTTTTTGCTATCGATCCGGTATTAGCTACCACCTATTCTTTATTTGTCGTTGGGCTCACCAGCACCGCAGGTGCGGCCAGCCATTATCAAAAAGGCAATGTAGATGTGAAAACGGCATTGGTATTCGGCTTGCCCTCGTTGGCTGCGGTATTTATGATGCGGAGGTGGGTAATGCCGATGATACCTGTTCACTTATTTACTATCGGCCATTGGGTAGTGACCAAAAGTATGCTGCTGATGCTGGTATTTGCCGGGCTGATGCTGGCCGCGTCCCTTTCCATGATCCGAAAGAAAAAAGGAATTGAGGTTATATCACCTGAGATCAATTATCAAAGGTTGATCTTACAGGCAATAGCTGTTGGCCTGATCACCGGATTTGTGGGTGTTGGTGGTGGTTTTTTGATCATTCCCTCGTTAGTATTATTCGCAGGTTTGCCGATGAAAAAAGCCGTAGGCACCTCGCTCATGGTGATGACCATCAGCTCGCTATTGGGCGTATTGGGTGATATCACCGGGCATGTGGCGATAAATTACTCGTTTTTAGCCATCTTTTCGAGTTTCGCCATTGCGGGAATTATCCTTGGCAGTTACCTCACGCGGTTCATTAGCGATAAACGCCTGAAGCCTGCTTTTGGCTGGTTTGTATTGGCGATGGGTATCTTTGTTTTAATAAGCACTTTAACTAACTCACATGGACATCATTAA
- a CDS encoding DUF1634 domain-containing protein, which produces MVLPENSKALTPQHDKDKEIEQQMGVLLRTGVLASALLVLSGGILFAWQQHARAPHYRKFNGEPERLTHVRAVLEDAWHLHSTAVIQLGVLLLLFTPVARVLFSIYGFIKEKDRMYVVITLIVLGILSFSLFSGLGG; this is translated from the coding sequence ATGGTATTACCGGAAAACTCTAAGGCGCTAACACCGCAACACGATAAGGATAAAGAAATTGAACAGCAGATGGGAGTGCTGCTGCGCACCGGTGTGCTGGCCTCCGCCTTGCTGGTGCTGTCGGGCGGCATCCTGTTCGCCTGGCAGCAACATGCCCGGGCACCTCATTACCGGAAGTTTAACGGTGAGCCGGAACGGCTTACACACGTTCGGGCAGTGCTGGAGGATGCCTGGCACCTGCACAGTACCGCCGTTATACAACTGGGCGTGCTTTTACTATTGTTTACCCCGGTGGCACGTGTGCTTTTTTCTATCTATGGCTTCATTAAAGAGAAAGACCGGATGTATGTGGTCATCACCTTGATTGTGCTGGGTATTCTCAGCTTCAGTTTATTTAGCGGACTTGGTGGCTAA
- a CDS encoding MBL fold metallo-hydrolase produces MKIYKYIHSCLLFEKDDFRLLFDPGKFAFAEGLVKAEQFSSVNAVIITHNHPDHLDTEQLKTIIELSGAKIYTNSEVAKELAASGLSCNLVEASTFHVGPFVLQAINVEHEPILDSPLPDMQAYMVDGGVLNPADSFGNFYQGIKQPELLILPVMAPFTTELTVAAFADRLKPKAILPVHDGYAKAFFLEQRYKTYSQHFEKQGITFHQAIQPGFSVSI; encoded by the coding sequence ATGAAGATATATAAATATATCCATTCCTGCCTGCTGTTTGAAAAGGATGACTTCCGGTTATTGTTTGATCCCGGCAAATTCGCCTTTGCAGAGGGTTTGGTAAAAGCAGAACAATTCAGCTCAGTTAATGCGGTAATCATTACCCATAACCACCCCGACCATCTGGATACAGAGCAGCTAAAAACGATTATTGAGTTGAGCGGGGCAAAAATATATACCAACAGCGAAGTGGCTAAAGAATTAGCAGCATCCGGTTTGTCATGCAATCTGGTCGAGGCATCAACATTCCATGTTGGCCCTTTTGTTTTGCAGGCGATCAATGTAGAACACGAACCTATACTGGATAGTCCGCTCCCGGACATGCAGGCCTATATGGTAGATGGCGGGGTACTGAATCCGGCAGATTCTTTCGGTAATTTCTATCAGGGCATTAAACAGCCGGAACTCTTAATCCTGCCGGTTATGGCTCCTTTTACTACCGAGCTGACAGTAGCTGCTTTTGCAGACCGCCTCAAACCCAAAGCTATATTACCAGTACATGACGGCTACGCCAAAGCATTTTTCCTGGAGCAACGCTACAAAACCTACAGTCAGCACTTTGAAAAGCAGGGAATCACTTTCCATCAAGCCATCCAGCCCGGTTTCAGCGTCAGCATTTGA
- a CDS encoding LysR substrate-binding domain-containing protein: MFDFRLKVFYTIAKRLNFTKAATELFISQPAVTKHIRELEGHFKTSLFERSGNKRIQLTPAGEVLLQYAEKLMSMYAELEFDMNQLVQQHSGLLRIGGSNTVAQYVLPQVLAQFHKKFSGVQVQLVTGNTEQVEQALLNKEIDLGIVEGIHRNAQLRYQEYLQDELVMVCSSSNKTLKAEIIRPEDLMKLPLLMREPGSGTLDVIAHALKPFSIGLADLQVEMQLGGTESIKSYLLGSDCFAFLSVQSILKELRYNELRIIDIKELSIERPFYFIQPHGQLSSLGELFVRFAKAQKP, translated from the coding sequence ATGTTTGATTTTCGACTTAAAGTTTTTTACACCATCGCCAAACGGCTGAATTTTACCAAGGCCGCAACTGAGCTATTCATCAGTCAACCTGCGGTGACCAAGCATATACGGGAACTGGAAGGACATTTCAAAACTTCCCTGTTCGAGCGGAGCGGCAATAAGCGTATCCAGCTTACTCCTGCAGGCGAAGTGCTGTTGCAGTACGCTGAAAAGTTGATGAGCATGTATGCGGAATTGGAATTTGACATGAACCAGTTGGTGCAGCAGCACAGCGGTTTGCTGCGCATTGGCGGCAGTAACACCGTTGCTCAATATGTGCTTCCGCAGGTGCTGGCCCAGTTCCATAAAAAGTTCAGCGGCGTACAAGTGCAGCTGGTTACCGGTAATACCGAGCAGGTAGAGCAGGCATTGCTCAACAAAGAGATTGACTTGGGCATTGTGGAAGGCATCCACCGGAATGCGCAGCTGCGCTATCAGGAATATCTGCAGGATGAACTGGTGATGGTATGCAGCAGTAGCAACAAGACCTTGAAGGCGGAAATCATCAGGCCTGAAGACCTGATGAAGCTACCCCTGCTGATGCGTGAGCCAGGTTCCGGTACGCTCGATGTCATTGCTCATGCGCTCAAGCCCTTCTCTATAGGGCTGGCTGACCTCCAGGTAGAGATGCAGCTGGGAGGCACTGAAAGTATAAAATCTTACCTGCTAGGAAGCGACTGCTTTGCTTTCTTGTCGGTACAGTCCATCCTGAAGGAGCTGCGGTACAATGAGCTGCGCATCATCGACATCAAAGAGCTCAGTATCGAACGGCCTTTTTACTTCATCCAGCCTCATGGACAGCTATCATCGCTTGGCGAGCTGTTTGTCCGGTTTGCCAAGGCACAAAAGCCGTAA
- a CDS encoding Crp/Fnr family transcriptional regulator: MIQFGPALQSALEEHSQRKQLPAGTVLMSSNSYVRSLPVLLSGSMRVMRQDEDGREILLYYIKPGESCIMSFLAGIHEDTSKVRLEVEEDADVLMLPITKASEWVKSYPEWADFIFKLYHQRFEELLTVINEVAFQKLDDRIVELLKKKAAVFNSHEFQLTHQQLAEELGTTREVISRLLKQMEKKEMITLSRNKITLNFLV, encoded by the coding sequence ATGATACAGTTTGGGCCGGCACTACAGTCGGCATTAGAAGAACACAGCCAGCGTAAACAGTTACCGGCGGGTACGGTACTCATGTCGTCAAACAGCTATGTACGTTCCTTACCGGTGCTACTATCTGGCAGTATGCGGGTAATGCGGCAGGATGAGGATGGCCGCGAAATATTACTTTATTATATTAAGCCCGGAGAAAGCTGTATCATGTCATTCCTGGCCGGGATACATGAGGATACCTCGAAAGTGCGCCTGGAGGTAGAAGAAGATGCCGATGTACTGATGCTGCCCATTACCAAAGCCAGCGAATGGGTAAAAAGCTATCCTGAATGGGCTGATTTTATCTTCAAGCTTTACCACCAGCGCTTTGAGGAATTACTAACCGTGATCAACGAGGTTGCCTTTCAAAAACTGGATGACCGTATTGTAGAATTGCTAAAAAAGAAAGCCGCGGTATTCAATTCACATGAGTTTCAGCTCACCCATCAGCAACTGGCAGAAGAGTTAGGCACTACGCGCGAAGTGATCTCACGCCTGCTTAAACAAATGGAAAAGAAGGAAATGATCACTCTTTCCCGCAATAAGATCACTTTAAATTTCCTTGTGTAA
- a CDS encoding efflux RND transporter permease subunit, which translates to MSMVTTALKRPITIIVVTLSLLIFAVLSAINIPIDIFPKLNLPTIYVIESYGGMSPQQMEGFFATGLQNQFLYVDGVKNISSKSIQGLTIIKISFYESTNMAEASAQVALQVNRAQSFFPPGALPPQVIRYDASSLPVGELVLDSKTENLKDIYDLAATKIRPMFSTIPGLSAPPPFGSNARSIILSIDPNKMRSYNLTPDEVVDALAKFNVMSPSGNLRVGSTMYLTTMNSLVKNSQNFANIPVLTKNGVPIYVNDIARVTDAADITVDYALINGKRSVYIPVVKTASASTWTVVQNLKAKMPEMQNLLPNDVKISYEFDQSVFVVNAVKSLMTEGGLGALLTGLMVLLFLQDWRSSLIVVITIPVSILIGVLLLSLFGQTINIMTLSGLALAIGILVDQATVTIENIHQHLEMGKPKRQAIYEACEEISFPLLLILLCILAVFAPSFMMNGVPKAMFLPLSMSIGLTMIVSYILAQTLVPILSNWMIKAEQYQHYHHGAVHAHAGEDFDRNEEVEINRHLAEEKAEPTSNNFFEKVKLRFIRILERLMPSKKIIILVYLFVVIALAAVGFVIIGKDMMPKLNNGQFQVRLDEPEGTRLEVTEDKFKQVLQIIDKTTDHHVKITSGYIGLVPSSFGSSNLYVFNTGTHEAVLQVNLDENYKVNMDELKDALRRNITHALPEMAISFQPIDMTEKIMSQGANTPVEVQVAGKDMRQIETYANQVMVKLKQISYLRDVQINQPLDYPVISITLNRLKVSQLGLNVSDVARSVTASTSSSRFTLKNLWLDQNNSYTYQVQAQIPEYIMNSVDELKEIPLVKGQSSPTLADVATFNLTTAPGEFDRTGPRRYITVSANISKKDLGSVTRAVQKAVKSVGTPPKGLVVTIEGMSNLLTDTLNSLQNGLGFAILVIFLLLAANYQSFKLSLTVLVTIPAVILGSITALLLTGSTLNLQSYMGMIMSTGVSVANAILIVTNGEHLRLEFKNATRAAVTSASIRLRPILMTSFAMIAGMIPMASGLGEAGEQSAPLGRAVIGGLFASTLAALFILPLVFAWVQDKTTYVEPSLMPENNTVEQNQNELHHEMSN; encoded by the coding sequence ATGTCAATGGTAACCACCGCACTGAAAAGGCCGATCACAATTATCGTGGTTACGCTGAGCCTTTTGATTTTCGCTGTGCTCAGTGCGATTAACATTCCGATCGACATTTTTCCCAAGCTCAATCTTCCCACCATTTATGTGATTGAGTCTTATGGGGGTATGTCGCCGCAGCAGATGGAAGGTTTTTTTGCCACCGGCCTGCAGAACCAGTTTCTGTACGTGGACGGTGTAAAAAACATCAGCAGCAAAAGTATCCAGGGGCTGACCATCATCAAGATATCATTTTATGAAAGCACCAACATGGCCGAGGCTTCCGCCCAGGTCGCCTTGCAGGTGAACCGGGCACAGAGCTTTTTCCCACCTGGAGCCCTGCCGCCACAGGTTATCCGATACGATGCATCCTCTTTGCCCGTCGGCGAACTGGTGCTGGACAGCAAAACCGAGAACCTGAAGGATATCTATGACCTGGCCGCAACGAAAATCCGGCCTATGTTTTCCACCATCCCGGGGTTGTCCGCCCCGCCGCCGTTCGGTTCCAACGCCCGGTCTATTATCCTGAGCATTGACCCCAATAAGATGCGCAGCTACAACCTGACCCCGGATGAGGTAGTAGATGCGTTGGCTAAGTTTAACGTGATGTCGCCCTCCGGAAACCTGCGGGTGGGTAGTACGATGTACCTGACAACAATGAACTCTCTGGTTAAGAATTCACAGAATTTTGCGAATATCCCGGTACTTACTAAAAACGGGGTGCCTATTTATGTCAACGACATTGCAAGGGTTACCGATGCCGCAGACATTACTGTGGATTATGCTCTGATCAACGGCAAGCGCTCAGTATATATCCCGGTGGTCAAGACGGCCTCTGCCTCTACCTGGACAGTAGTGCAGAACCTGAAGGCCAAAATGCCAGAAATGCAGAACTTGCTGCCTAACGACGTCAAGATATCCTATGAGTTTGACCAATCCGTCTTCGTGGTCAACGCGGTAAAAAGCCTCATGACTGAAGGCGGTCTGGGCGCGTTGCTGACCGGCTTAATGGTATTATTATTTCTACAAGACTGGCGCAGCAGTTTGATCGTGGTAATTACCATCCCAGTTTCTATCCTCATCGGCGTATTGCTGCTTAGCCTGTTTGGCCAAACCATCAACATCATGACACTAAGCGGGCTAGCCCTGGCTATAGGCATTCTGGTTGACCAAGCTACAGTGACTATCGAAAACATTCACCAGCATCTGGAGATGGGTAAGCCTAAGCGACAGGCCATTTATGAAGCTTGTGAGGAAATTTCATTCCCTTTACTACTCATCCTGCTCTGTATTCTTGCCGTATTTGCGCCATCATTTATGATGAATGGCGTACCTAAAGCTATGTTCCTGCCGCTTTCTATGTCCATTGGTCTGACGATGATTGTGTCTTATATATTGGCGCAAACCCTAGTGCCAATTCTCAGCAATTGGATGATCAAAGCCGAACAGTACCAGCATTATCATCATGGGGCAGTTCACGCTCATGCTGGAGAAGATTTCGACCGGAACGAAGAGGTGGAAATCAACCGGCATTTGGCAGAGGAAAAAGCAGAGCCTACAAGCAATAATTTTTTTGAAAAAGTGAAGTTGAGGTTCATCAGAATTCTTGAACGCCTGATGCCTTCTAAAAAAATTATCATCCTGGTATATCTGTTTGTAGTTATTGCCTTGGCAGCTGTGGGATTTGTTATTATAGGTAAAGACATGATGCCTAAACTCAACAACGGGCAGTTTCAAGTGAGGCTGGATGAGCCGGAAGGTACGCGGCTTGAGGTGACAGAAGATAAATTCAAGCAGGTGCTGCAAATCATCGATAAAACAACTGACCATCATGTGAAAATTACATCCGGTTATATAGGCCTGGTACCGAGCAGTTTTGGTAGTAGCAATTTGTATGTATTTAATACCGGTACCCATGAAGCGGTACTGCAGGTGAACCTGGATGAAAATTACAAAGTGAACATGGATGAACTGAAAGATGCGCTTCGCCGGAATATTACCCATGCCCTGCCGGAAATGGCGATCAGCTTCCAGCCGATTGATATGACCGAAAAAATCATGAGCCAGGGGGCCAATACCCCGGTGGAAGTGCAGGTCGCCGGCAAGGATATGCGGCAGATCGAGACTTACGCCAATCAGGTGATGGTAAAGCTCAAACAGATATCTTACCTGCGGGACGTGCAGATCAACCAGCCGCTGGACTACCCGGTCATTTCTATTACCCTGAACCGGCTGAAGGTTTCGCAGCTCGGCCTGAACGTCAGCGACGTCGCCCGTTCAGTCACTGCCAGTACCTCATCCAGCCGCTTTACGCTCAAAAACCTGTGGCTTGACCAGAACAATTCCTATACCTATCAGGTACAGGCGCAGATACCGGAGTATATTATGAACTCCGTGGATGAACTCAAGGAAATTCCTCTGGTTAAAGGACAGAGCAGCCCTACGTTGGCAGATGTGGCTACGTTTAATCTCACCACGGCACCCGGAGAGTTTGACCGCACCGGGCCAAGACGCTATATCACTGTCAGCGCCAATATTTCAAAGAAGGATCTGGGAAGTGTGACCCGTGCCGTGCAGAAGGCAGTAAAATCGGTGGGAACGCCACCTAAGGGGCTAGTGGTCACGATAGAAGGGATGTCAAATCTATTGACCGACACCCTAAACAGCCTGCAGAACGGGCTGGGATTTGCGATTTTGGTGATTTTCCTGCTGCTGGCGGCGAACTACCAGTCATTTAAATTGTCGCTGACAGTTTTGGTGACCATCCCCGCCGTTATTTTAGGTTCCATCACCGCTTTACTGCTTACCGGCTCTACCCTGAATCTACAATCCTACATGGGCATGATTATGTCGACCGGTGTTTCGGTGGCAAATGCGATTCTGATTGTAACCAATGGAGAGCATCTGCGGCTGGAGTTCAAGAACGCTACCCGGGCAGCGGTAACCAGTGCCTCCATCCGGTTGCGGCCGATACTGATGACCAGCTTCGCCATGATCGCCGGTATGATCCCTATGGCTTCGGGGCTGGGCGAGGCAGGCGAGCAATCCGCGCCGCTGGGCCGTGCAGTAATCGGCGGCTTGTTTGCCTCTACCCTGGCTGCCTTGTTCATTCTTCCCCTGGTCTTCGCCTGGGTACAGGACAAAACTACCTACGTAGAGCCTTCTTTAATGCCTGAAAACAACACTGTTGAACAAAACCAAAATGAATTGCACCATGAAATGTCAAATTAG
- a CDS encoding efflux RND transporter periplasmic adaptor subunit, translating to MNKTKMNCTMKCQISLLTVIALMLAACGGTQKPVDLTGGQKEKAAKYQLGTVAEKRLSSSAKLPGQLLPFNQVNIFPKVNGFVKQLLVDRGTVVKKGQLMAILEAPEMESAYQAANSKYLQAKENADASHEKYERLKQAAKEPGSVSPLDLDDASSKMKADMAMVQAEKSNVNAVGTMQGYLRIYAPFNGVIIDRNVSPGALVAPGKATDQPMLVLQTIDRMRLTVSIPEDYVDKVDLSQPVSFVFNAMPGKKFSAKISRSANSLGSMQQEAIEIDVFNPDGKLKPGMYAEVAIPMLTGAKSLLVPNNAIIRSTEHEYVIQDMNGRANLVNIKEGLAGSDSTEVFGNLKAGNRIVLHGNDEIKSGTPLN from the coding sequence TTGAACAAAACCAAAATGAATTGCACCATGAAATGTCAAATTAGTTTATTGACCGTTATAGCCCTGATGCTGGCCGCCTGCGGCGGAACCCAGAAGCCGGTAGACCTCACCGGCGGGCAGAAAGAGAAAGCCGCGAAGTACCAGCTGGGAACCGTTGCTGAGAAGCGGTTGTCCAGCAGTGCAAAACTACCCGGCCAGCTGTTGCCTTTTAACCAGGTTAATATTTTTCCAAAAGTGAACGGATTCGTCAAGCAGCTCCTGGTAGACCGGGGGACGGTGGTGAAGAAAGGGCAGCTGATGGCTATCCTGGAAGCTCCTGAGATGGAGTCGGCTTATCAGGCCGCTAACTCCAAATACCTGCAGGCTAAGGAGAACGCCGATGCCAGCCATGAAAAATATGAGCGCCTAAAGCAGGCAGCCAAGGAGCCAGGCTCGGTTTCCCCCCTTGATCTGGACGACGCCAGTTCCAAGATGAAGGCTGATATGGCGATGGTGCAGGCCGAGAAATCCAATGTCAACGCGGTAGGCACCATGCAGGGCTACCTGCGTATTTATGCACCCTTCAATGGGGTCATCATTGACCGTAATGTCTCGCCGGGTGCGCTGGTCGCACCGGGAAAAGCCACGGATCAGCCTATGCTGGTGCTGCAAACGATAGATCGGATGCGTCTGACGGTTTCCATACCGGAAGATTATGTCGACAAGGTTGACCTCAGTCAGCCGGTCAGCTTTGTCTTCAATGCGATGCCGGGTAAGAAGTTCTCGGCGAAAATTAGCCGCTCTGCTAACTCCTTAGGCAGTATGCAGCAGGAAGCCATAGAAATTGATGTATTTAACCCGGATGGAAAATTAAAGCCTGGGATGTACGCGGAGGTGGCTATCCCGATGCTGACCGGCGCAAAGTCATTGCTGGTACCCAACAATGCGATTATCCGCTCTACCGAGCATGAATATGTGATCCAGGACATGAACGGCAGGGCGAATCTCGTCAACATCAAGGAGGGTCTGGCCGGCAGCGATTCTACCGAAGTTTTTGGTAACCTGAAGGCCGGCAACCGGATTGTCCTTCATGGTAATGATGAAATCAAATCAGGGACACCTTTAAATTAA
- a CDS encoding TolC family protein has translation MLPLLLFAAIANAQQSPPVTLKQLLIQVDQKAPTLLTDSAAIAIRRAQAAETHNNWLPNLRLNYQADIGTSNNTTGPYFGFGIIPSSSGGIHNTNVTTTMSDNFGIAALDWEIYNFGRYAAENRVANSDVVVEQKQYAESKYDLEAYTIANYLQLLRLQDFLGIQNRNIQRTQEIYRSIKSLAVSGVRAGVDTSIADAELSKARLNYIELTNQLKQIQLQLSSVSGFPYQSIIPDSTVENTLIGQPVAYTFPSDTANHPLVNFYKSVYQNNLQRESLVKNLYNPKIFFEAAGWGRASSVDAAGQYNSLSSGYGFQRGNYLVGIGISYNLFDLRRRQLKLRTQKASTNYAFKKLQEQEQLLSVSASQADVELQTSLDRLREIPKQLKAASDGYRQKLSLYRNGLTDIIELDAALNILYRAETDYMQAKYNYTSAVFQKAITENQVNSVLNYIK, from the coding sequence ATGCTTCCCTTGCTGCTCTTTGCAGCAATAGCGAATGCCCAACAGTCACCTCCTGTCACTTTAAAACAATTGCTGATCCAGGTGGATCAGAAAGCGCCCACGCTGCTGACCGACTCGGCAGCCATAGCGATCCGCAGGGCTCAGGCTGCAGAAACTCATAATAACTGGCTGCCTAACCTGCGGCTCAATTATCAGGCAGATATCGGCACCAGCAACAATACCACCGGACCGTACTTCGGGTTCGGAATCATTCCTTCCAGTTCAGGCGGTATTCATAACACGAACGTCACCACCACGATGTCCGATAATTTCGGTATTGCAGCACTGGACTGGGAAATTTATAACTTCGGGCGTTATGCTGCTGAAAACAGGGTTGCAAACTCCGATGTGGTCGTTGAACAGAAGCAGTATGCAGAGTCCAAGTATGACCTGGAGGCTTATACCATTGCCAATTATCTTCAACTATTGCGGTTACAGGATTTTCTCGGCATCCAAAACCGCAATATTCAGCGCACCCAGGAAATCTACCGCTCTATCAAGTCCCTAGCGGTAAGCGGCGTCCGGGCCGGGGTTGATACCAGCATTGCGGATGCGGAGCTGTCGAAGGCTCGTCTGAACTATATTGAATTGACCAATCAGCTTAAGCAGATCCAGTTACAGCTATCTTCTGTCAGCGGGTTTCCCTATCAGTCCATTATCCCGGACAGTACCGTGGAAAATACGCTGATCGGTCAGCCGGTAGCCTACACTTTTCCTTCTGATACGGCGAATCATCCGCTCGTTAATTTTTACAAATCCGTTTACCAGAATAACCTGCAGCGGGAAAGCCTGGTTAAAAATCTGTATAACCCTAAAATCTTTTTTGAAGCAGCCGGCTGGGGCCGTGCGTCCAGCGTTGATGCGGCAGGCCAGTACAACAGCCTTTCCTCCGGCTACGGATTCCAGCGGGGGAATTATCTGGTTGGTATCGGGATCTCTTATAACCTGTTCGACCTTCGGCGCAGGCAGCTGAAGCTGCGTACGCAGAAGGCCAGCACGAATTATGCCTTCAAAAAGCTGCAGGAGCAGGAGCAGCTACTTTCTGTGAGTGCCAGCCAAGCTGATGTCGAGCTGCAGACGTCTTTAGACCGGTTAAGGGAAATTCCCAAACAATTAAAGGCAGCCTCAGATGGTTACCGGCAGAAACTATCCTTGTACCGCAACGGCTTGACGGACATCATTGAGCTAGATGCCGCGCTCAATATCCTCTACCGCGCCGAGACGGATTACATGCAGGCCAAATACAATTATACTTCAGCCGTTTTCCAGAAAGCGATCACTGAAAATCAAGTTAATTCAGTTTTAAACTATATAAAATAA
- a CDS encoding sulfite exporter TauE/SafE family protein, translated as MITFIILLFLGSLVAGLLGALTGLGGGVVIIPMLTLLFKVDIHYAIGASLVSVIATSSGSASAYVREGISNIRVGMFLEIATTTGAIIGAAVAVHAPTHMIAILFGVVLIISAALSLRKKKESGTDEQTGQLAAWLKLNGSYPGPEGTVRYNVARVPGGFLMMMVAGTISGLLGIGSGALKVIAMDNIMKLPFKVSTTTSNFMIGVTATASAAIYFQRGYIDPGLAFPVVLGVLAGAMGGAKLLIGGQIGWLRILFAAVVTFLAIQMIYNGITGKL; from the coding sequence ATGATTACTTTTATTATACTCTTGTTTTTAGGCTCACTGGTGGCTGGCCTTTTAGGGGCACTCACCGGGCTGGGTGGCGGTGTCGTTATCATTCCTATGCTTACCCTGCTTTTCAAGGTTGATATTCATTACGCCATCGGTGCATCGCTGGTTTCCGTCATTGCCACATCCTCAGGGTCGGCCTCGGCTTATGTGCGGGAAGGCATCTCTAATATCCGGGTAGGTATGTTTTTGGAGATTGCTACCACAACCGGCGCTATTATTGGTGCGGCAGTAGCCGTACATGCGCCTACGCATATGATTGCTATTCTGTTCGGTGTCGTTTTAATCATTTCTGCTGCGCTGTCATTGCGGAAGAAAAAGGAAAGCGGCACAGATGAGCAGACCGGGCAACTGGCTGCCTGGCTGAAACTGAACGGTAGCTATCCCGGCCCGGAGGGCACTGTACGTTATAACGTAGCCCGCGTACCCGGCGGTTTTTTAATGATGATGGTTGCCGGCACTATTTCCGGGTTACTGGGTATCGGTTCCGGAGCCTTGAAAGTAATTGCCATGGATAACATCATGAAACTCCCTTTTAAAGTGTCTACCACTACCAGCAATTTCATGATAGGCGTTACTGCTACCGCCAGCGCGGCAATTTACTTTCAGCGGGGCTATATTGATCCGGGCCTGGCTTTCCCGGTGGTGCTGGGCGTACTGGCCGGTGCCATGGGCGGCGCCAAGCTGCTGATAGGCGGACAAATCGGCTGGCTGCGCATCCTCTTTGCAGCCGTAGTTACTTTTTTGGCAATTCAAATGATTTACAATGGTATTACCGGAAAACTCTAA